GGGTCCCTTTGTCCCCTGTCCTcacccctgccctccctgccagatGCTGTCCTGCGGCATCCCCGAGCTCTCCGACCTGGAGGACCTCAAGTACGTCTACGACGCGCTGAGGCCACAGGACTCTGATGCCGATGCCACCACCTACTTCACCAGGTAGGGGACACGGGCAGGTGACACAGCAGTGGCTGGAGGCTCCCTTGGATGGTGGTATCACAGatgtgttttatgaaaaatcctttcctgaggattttttctcctgagaagctgagaggcctcaggaacaaaatgtgaacaatgattctctgctgctgtggaatcaacaggtggatctgggattggtccatgttggttgtttttaattaaaggcCAATCACAGTCAGCTGGCTCGGACTCTCTGAGAGTCAGGGgcttttgttattcattccattcttttcctattccttttcaagccttctgctgaaatcctttcttctattgttttagtatagttttaatctaacatatatcataaaataataactcagccttctgaaacatggagtcaagagccccatctcttccctctccctgggACTCCTGTGAACATCACCTGGTGGCTTTGTTGCAGGTTGATCGAGTCCAGCCTGGGCAGCGTGGCCACCAAGCTCAACTTCTTCATCCACAACCTGGCTCAGATGAAGTTCACGGGCTCGGAGGCGCGGCCCACGCTGTCCTTCGCGCCCCGCACGCACACCCTCAAAACGTCCGGCCGGATCCGCGACGTCTTCCTCTGCCGCCACGAGAGGGTCTTCAACCCCAGCAAGGGCTACGTGagtggggacagctggggacaggccCAGGCTGGGTTGGGGACACCCCAGCTCCCCATGTCACgtcacagccctgcctctccGCAGACCTACGTGGTGAAGGTGCAGAGGGACAACCCCGGCGAGGTCACCTTCGTGCAGCGCACCTTCGAGGagttccaggagctgcacaacAAACTGcgcctcctcttcccctcctcgCTGCTGCCCAGGTACCTCTGAAGCCCCTCAGGACCTCCCAGGGGGTCCCCAAAACCTCCCAGGACCCCGCTGAGGGTCCGTCCCCGCAGCTTCCCCAGCAGGTTTGTCATCGGGCGCTCGCGGGGCGAGGCGGTGGCCGAGCGGCGCAAGGAGGAGCTCAACGGCTACATCTGGCACCTGATCCACGCTGCCCCCGAGGTGGCAGAGGTGGGGACACGGGGTGGGGGCTGCGGGGAGGTGGGGACAGCGCCAGGGCCACCACCGGCGGGGTGGGGAAACGCTCGGGGACAACGCAGCTCTGTTGGCGTGCCCCGGTTTGGAGTGGCGGGGATGTTGTCATGGCTGTCACCACTAATGTCACCTCCTGACCCTGCAGTGTGACCTCATCTACACCTTCTTCCACCCCCTGCCCCGGGATGAGAAGGCGGCTGGAACCAACCCGACCCCAAAGCCGGCAGGTGGGGAAGGGGtgatttggggggggggggatgaTGGCAGGGGGTGACACCAGGagtgtcccatccctgctgtccccctcTCCAGACGCCACGTGGGCTCGATCCCTGGGCAAGGTCGGCGGGGAGGTGAAACTCTCCATCTCCTACAAGAACAACAAGCTCTTCATCATGGTGATGCACATCCGAGGGCTGGTAGGACCCACAGGAGCGGGGTTGGgggggctgtcccctccctgtgctcacGGCGTGTCCCCAATCTgccccacagccacccctgcagGACGGCAACGACCCCGACCCCTACGTCAAGACCTACCTGCTGCCCgacccccaaaaaaccaccaagagGAAAACCAAAGTGGCCCGAAAAACCTGCAACCCCACCTACAACGAGATGGTAGGAGGAGGGAGCGGGGTCGCATTTGGGGCGTCCCCAGGGGTGGCCGTCCGTGGCTGAGGGTTTGTCCCCGTTGTGTCCCACAGCTGGTGTACGACGGGATCCCCCGGGGGGACCTGGAGCAGCGGGAGCTGCGGCTGAGCGTGCTGAGCGAGGAAGGATTTTGGGAGAAcatcctgctgggggaggtgggAATTCGCCTCCGCGACCTGGACCTGGCCCAGGAGAAGATGGGCTGGTTCGCCCTGGGCTCCCGCGGCCACGGCACCCTCTGAGTCCCCCTCCACCAGAAGTGTCCCCAAAAGTGGCTTCTTTTTTAAGTTTACCTTGTGTCAAGGGAGCAACGCGGGGagggcggggcgcggggcggtTCGGGGGTTATTTCTTCCTTTGGGATATcggtattttaattttttttaataacgAGTAGAGTGAGCACCGGGGgcggaggggagggggaggttgtggggggggggggggtgtggaCCCCTCCCCACCTCAGGAATCGGGCAATTCCCACCGCGGGGAATTCGCTCCCAAAGGAGAGCGGCGTGGCGAGTTGCCCGTCCCATGTGGCTGCCGGCCACCCTCGCTGTCCCCGTGCGCTGGGGACATCTGTGTCCTTCCCGCCTGCCACCCGGCCCCGGGGGCGGGCTTGGTGCCTGTGGTGCTTTGTTTACAGCGACAGCTCCGTAAACGGACGAAATGTTTCTCAGGATCGAGAATAATTAACTTTAACCTTTAtattaaaagttttaaatattgGATCTGGTGGCAGTTGGGGCGTGGGGGGCGGTCTGGTTTCTCCAGGGGTGGGGGAGTTGGGAATCTCCTGCCTTGGGACCCTCCTGCCTGGAACACGGAGGACAAAAAAGGGGATGAAAGGCAGGGGTGGCACAtctgtccctctgcctgcaCATCTGGGCACACATCTGTCCGCACCTTTGCCTACCGCACCCTCCGGGGGGGGGTCTGGGGACTGCCTCCCTCAACTCCCAGcaccctccagctcctctcGCAGTGCGCGCCTCGCCCAGCGCTATCCCTGGAGCTGACAAAGTGTCCCCAAagtgtccccacagtgtcccgTGACCGATCCCGGGTGGGCTCGGGGTCCCCCcgctccccccagcccccgccGCGCCGCTAGGGGGCGCTGCCGTGCGCCGCGCGCCGGCTGATGCAATCCCTGCGGGGCGTGGCCACGCTGGAGTGGGCGTGGTTCTTCCGACACCGCCCAATGGGAGGTGGTGACGCGAAGTAGGCGGGGCAGAGGAGGTGACGCCCCGCCCCTCCCTCCTCGACCGAGAAGGGCCGAGGCGGTGGCGCCGCCATTTTGCGCTGAAGCTGCCTCAGGATGGAGTCGAGACCCGAACCGGAGCTGCCCGCCGCCCCCCGAGCCTTCAGACTCACCGCCCCGCCACGGAGCGCCGCTCCACACACCCCTCCGCACCGCTGGCAGCGCTGAACGGCCTCATGGAGCACAGCGGACGCGAACGCGCCGGCCCCGGCTTGGGATGGGCCCGACTGGGCCTGGCCGGGGCCTGGCCGAAGCTGGCGGGGCCCAGCGCGGCGCCCGCCGGCGGCTCGTCCCAGGCGAGCTCGCCCTTCTCATGGCTGCGCGTGGTGTCGCAGCTGCTGTCGCCGCTTCCCGCCCTCCTGCAGCGGCTGCTGCCCGGCGCCGCGCTGAGCTCCGCGCTCTGCCCCGCCAAGGCGCCGCCACcgctggtgctgctgcccagggcgGACACCTCGCTGGACTGGACCGAGGAGAAGCTCCCGGAGAAGCGGCCGGAGGGCGGCTCGGAACCCGcggggctgtggggagctgggctggtaAGGAACAGCCTGGGGGCCCTTCCCGTGGATTGGTACGtgctgggtttggagcagggCAAGAGCCACCTGCCGCAGCCGCTGCGAGCCGAGGGCCTGCCCGAGGTTGAATTCCTGCGCAGCAAGCGCCTGGCGTTCCTCCAGCGCTGGCATCTGCCCGTGCCCGACCCCGACCACGGCTACcacagcctggaggaggagcagcagcagcagcacagaggtgtcTGCAGGGAAATTGGGGATTTAGAGCAGCCCGAGGATGCGGGGAGACAGCCCGGAGGTGTCCCcgaggggcaggaggggctccGGGACGCGGCCGAGGTGGGAGAAGCCTTGGCTGAAGAGGAACGTGAGGACTCGGAAACAGAGCGAGACTTCCCAATTTCCACCAGACCTGCCTGTGCGAATAAATTAATCGATTATATCATCGGGGGAGTATCCAGCGGGGAGGAGAGTGAGGGTGAGGAAGACTGGGAcgatggtgatgatgatgatgatgaagatgatgatgacGGGTTTGACAGCGAAGAGCTGCCCTCGGACTCAGACGGCGGCAGCCAGGACGGGGAGAGGCTTCATCTGTGGAATTCCTTCTACAGCTTGGATCCCTACAACCCTCAGAACTTCACAGCCACCATCCAGACGTCTTCCAGCGAGCCGGGAAAGGGAATGTCGgacctggaggaggaggagg
The Serinus canaria isolate serCan28SL12 chromosome 26, serCan2020, whole genome shotgun sequence genome window above contains:
- the PPP1R15B gene encoding protein phosphatase 1 regulatory subunit 15B, with amino-acid sequence MEHSGRERAGPGLGWARLGLAGAWPKLAGPSAAPAGGSSQASSPFSWLRVVSQLLSPLPALLQRLLPGAALSSALCPAKAPPPLVLLPRADTSLDWTEEKLPEKRPEGGSEPAGLWGAGLVRNSLGALPVDWYVLGLEQGKSHLPQPLRAEGLPEVEFLRSKRLAFLQRWHLPVPDPDHGYHSLEEEQQQQHRGVCREIGDLEQPEDAGRQPGGVPEGQEGLRDAAEVGEALAEEEREDSETERDFPISTRPACANKLIDYIIGGVSSGEESEGEEDWDDGDDDDDEDDDDGFDSEELPSDSDGGSQDGERLHLWNSFYSLDPYNPQNFTATIQTSSSEPGKGMSDLEEEEEEEEEDSWAESSEGSPSSEEDEWDCDSVDEAENLKLWNSFCSSDDPYNPLNFTAAFQTAEKKGTPGFQGTERATCVTSERFSLCRVQLEKHNCGSTELGQGREKTASSKRKKVTFQEEVTEYYISSEEDRRGPWEELARDGCRFQRRIQETEEAIGFCLSPEHRLRVFQRLQQPHSHRTDPF